The DNA region TCCTGCTAATAAGTTCAATGAAGTCGCAGTTCAAAAAGGCGAGGAGCGTTCCAGTGAAATGATCCAAATCACACAAAGGTTCATTTTAAGACGAACTAGTTCCATTTTGACAAAATATCTGCCGCCGAGGACTGATCTCATCTTGTGTTGCAGACCTACTGAAGTACAGATATCCGCATTCAGAGACATCCTGCAGGGGGCTCAACTTGATTTGACAAATCTCAATTTCAATTCATCACTAGCGCTTATTACTCTCCTGAAAAAAGTTTGCAATTCTCCAACCTTGATTCAGAATGATTCGTTTTACAATTCCAAATTACAGGAAGCGAAAGTTTTGAATAAATACAACCGCGCTTTAAATTCTGGTAAACTGAAAGTCTTGATGGCATTAGTCGAACGAATTCGAAACGGTACCGATAATGAGAAGGTAGTCGTTGTTTCAAATTATACACAAACCTTGGATATAATCGAGAATCTTATGCGTTCTGCGGATATGCAGATTTGCCGCCTTGATGGCTCGACGCAAGCCAAACAGCGGGATTCAATTGTGTGCTCATTCAACAATAACCCGTCAATCTTCGCGTTTCTTCTCAGTGCGAAATCTGGTGGTGTTGGGCTAAACTTAACTGCGGCTTCAAGGCTAGTTCTATTTGACAACGATTGGAATCCCTCCGTGGATTTGCAGGCGATGTCCAGGATACACAGAGACGGACAAAAAAGGCACTGTTATATTTACCGACTCGTCACGACAGGATGCATCGATGAGAAAATATTACAAAGGCAGCTGATGAAGCATAGCTTAAGCCAAAAATTCCTTTGCGATTCAACAGCAAACGAAGGCCATGCTGATGacgatcttttcagcaaaGAGGACCTCAAAGATCTCTTTACAATTTCCTGTGAAACTTTAAGCAATACTCATGACTTAATATGCTCCTGCAAAGGTAACAGTGAAATCTCCGCAAATGACAACACTCCAACGGTTAAGCAGGCTCCAATAAAACGCGCGGCTACGAAGTTAAACCACTGGCAGAGTGCGCTCGAGGCTCGGCGACTCATTGAACAAAGTGAATCTGAGAATAATaatgaaaagatcagcTTAATGAAAAGATGCCTAGTTGGATATAAACACATCGATCCTAATATTGTAAACGATTTAATGGATCCCGTTGCTACAGAAGCTTTCCAAAGGGTTTCCAATGACATATCTTTTGTGTTTGTTAAGCCTGGAGAGCCAACGTTGGAGGTTACATGACGTTCACTGATTGGTGCTAAGTATTTTATGTCCTTTATTGTTTTCGCATTCTAGCTTCGGCGGCTCtagctctttgttctctCAAGAGTCTTCTTCGTTGATCTTCGCTTAATGAATTCAAATTGGGCGATAGCGACATGCTTGCGTTTTCAAGCGTCCTACCCTGGCCTCTCCTAGCCTCAACttcagctctcttcttttctttaACGGCTTTCAGCTCTTGCTCGATCGCTGCCCTTGCCTCTTTGTTTTCACGCTCTCTTTCCTCTCTCTCAAGCTCCTCAATCTGTTCTCTACTCAGTGGCTCCGCTATATGGGACTTCAACCAGTCGGTATAATCTTCACCAAGCTTATACCTAGCAAGCTGAAATGCCCTCTCAACTTTGACATCTTTCGCAAGGTCCCACGCCGTTTTGCCTGCGCTATTCAATAAACACGGATTGCATTTCATATTGCAGAGTAGGATTGTAACCATCTGCCTTAGACCTTGTTGCGAGGCTAGATGCAACATGGTTGGTGTTACTGAATACTTCGATAAAGGGGCTAAGAGAAAATCAACACCCACCTTATGCTTTCGCATGTACGCAAGAAGCAAAGGTGCCttgcctttcttcaaatatAGTAACATCTGCTCCGTGTGTTGTTCTTCCAGACTTTTCTCCTTTTTCGATTCCTCGTCCTTACTAGCAGTAGCCGTCTTGGAAGTATCCAGGCTTCCATTAACAGCAGTAGGCTTCTTGAGTGGTAACGGACTGGGCTTTGTgaccttcttcaagtagGTTAGCTCACACCATGACCGTTTTAATTCAGAAATGGTAGGTCTCCCTGTCGTGAAGGGAAATGACTTCACCGATTCTTTATTTGCTTTAATTGCTTTATTCTCAGTGAACAGCTTCCTCTCAACGTTATTATGAGCCCTGACGAAAATATTGTGACATTTCGATAAGTAGGGCTCCCATTCTTCCAGCAAGGCCGCGATGTCCGTCCTGAGAGCCGCTTCGTTGTATCGACGTAGGCTTGATCCAGCAGAGTTTGCTTTCCCTTTTGCTTGATCCATCGCCGATTGCGACCCACCTTGCTTACGTCTGGTAGTATACCTGTGGAAAGTTTTGTGCTCTAAGAAGATGACTGCTTGCTCCTGCAAGCTCTGGCCAACCTTTCTAGCGTTTCCATCTACGTTTGTTCTCTGATGGGAAACAATAGCGCCTGCAAAATGGCCTCCAGCCACCATGAAAAGAGCTGATATTGGGATTGACAGATCAGTGGGATCATTCCACTGCCTTAGGGACTGAAAAGGAATTGAGAGCTGGTCATTTGAGAACAGCGCTTTATAGACGCCAAATGCTTCAGagtcaagaagaagattggAGTTGAAGTAAATTTGTGCCGATCTAGTGTTAAGATGACTGACTGTCGTGTCGTGATCGACACCGACCGATAGCTTTGACATTTCATTCTCGAGTACGTCATCAAGCTGGGTGTTCTTTTCGTCGTAGAGTTCCTCA from Torulaspora globosa chromosome 3, complete sequence includes:
- the VMS1 gene encoding Vms1p (ancestral locus Anc_3.293), with product MTSETVFKKGDLYVYDLSATVLQSLRLITYDSTLREVDPVTEPETEDPSINDKLSNNSVSDSSKCYVCGLEFQKLQQNRDHRKTDFHIFNVKRSIRGLSSIDEGSFESILREQRNISNDTESEGDNDSDGSDSEELYDEKNTQLDDVLENEMSKLSVGVDHDTTVSHLNTRSAQIYFNSNLLLDSEAFGVYKALFSNDQLSIPFQSLRQWNDPTDLSIPISALFMVAGGHFAGAIVSHQRTNVDGNARKVGQSLQEQAVIFLEHKTFHRYTTRRKQGGSQSAMDQAKGKANSAGSSLRRYNEAALRTDIAALLEEWEPYLSKCHNIFVRAHNNVERKLFTENKAIKANKESVKSFPFTTGRPTISELKRSWCELTYLKKVTKPSPLPLKKPTAVNGSLDTSKTATASKDEESKKEKSLEEQHTEQMLLYLKKGKAPLLLAYMRKHKVGVDFLLAPLSKYSVTPTMLHLASQQGLRQMVTILLCNMKCNPCLLNSAGKTAWDLAKDVKVERAFQLARYKLGEDYTDWLKSHIAEPLSREQIEELEREERERENKEARAAIEQELKAVKEKKRAEVEARRGQGRTLENASMSLSPNLNSLSEDQRRRLLREQRARAAEARMRKQ